Proteins encoded in a region of the Populus nigra chromosome 3, ddPopNigr1.1, whole genome shotgun sequence genome:
- the LOC133689908 gene encoding ethanolamine-phosphate cytidylyltransferase-like, with the protein MGGGGGGGGGGDSDIAPHPEKIKIVATCLVVSVGISLLGFYLKSGAEWRSNWSLSLNKKKKKPIRVYMDGCFDMMHYGHCNALRQARALGDQLVVGVVSDAEIIANKGPPVTPLHERMIMVNAVKWVDEVISDAPYAITEEFMKKLFDEYNIDYIIHGDDPCVLPDGTDAYALAKKAGRYKQIKRTEGVSSTDIVGRMLLCTRERSISDSHNHSSLQRQFSHGNSQKFEAGGSGTGTRVSHFLPTSRRIVQFSNGKGPGDDARIVYIDGAFDLFHAGHVEILRLARTLGDFLLVGIHNDQIVSAKRGAHRPIMNLHERSLSVLACRYVDEVIIGAPWEISKDMITTFNISSVVHGTVAENDDFQKEQDNPYAVPISMGIFKVLDSPLDITTTTIIRRIVSNHEAYQKRNQKKGESEKRYYEDKTYVAGD; encoded by the exons atgggtggtggtggtggtggtggtggtggtggtgattcaGACATTGCACCGCATCCCGAGAAGATAAAGATTGTGGCCACATGCCTGGTGGTTTCCGTTGGCATATCCCTCTTAGGCTTCTATCTCAAGTCCGGCGCCGAATGGAGGTCTAATTGGTCATTATctttaaacaagaaaaagaagaagccaaTCCGAGTTTACATGGACGGATGTTTCGACATGATGCACTACGGCCACTGCAACGCCCTCCGCCAAGCACGCGCCCTTGGAGATCAATTGGTGGTCGGCGTTGTTAGCGATGCTGAAATCATAGCCAATAAAGGTCCTCCAGTGACACCTCTCCACGAGAGGATGATTATGGTAAATGCGGTGAAATGGGTGGATGAGGTGATTTCCGATGCGCCGTATGCTATCACCGAAGAGTTCATGAAGAAGCTTTTTGATGAATATAATATTGATTATATTATTCACGGAGATGATCCTTGCGTTCTCCCTGACGGCACCGATGCTTATGCGCTCGCTAAGAAAGCTGGCCGTTACAAACAGATTAAGCGCACTGAAGGCGTCTCCAGCACTGATATCGTTG GTCGCATGCTTCTGTGTACCCGAGAGAGATCGATTAGTGACAGTCACAATCATTCATCATTGCAGAGGCAGTTTAGCCATGGAAACAGCCAGAAATTTGAAGCAGGTGGATCCGGAACTGGAACTCGGGTTTCTCATTTCCTTCCTACTTCACGCAGAATTGTTCAATTCTCCAATGGCAAG GGGCCAGGGGACGATGCTCGCATAGTTTATATTGATGGTGCATTTGATCTCTTCCATGCTGGACATGTCGAG ATTCTCAGGCTTGCTCGAACTCTGGGAGATTTTCTACTTGTTGGAATACACAATGATCAGATCGTCAG TGCTAAAAGAGGAGCACACCGTCCTATTATGAATCTTCATGAAAGAAGCCTAAGTGTGTTGGCATGTCGATATGTGGATGAGGTGATTATAGGTGCTCCATGGGAAATATCCAAAGACATG ATCACAACCTTCAACATCTCATCAGTTGTTCATGGGACAGTTGCAGAGAACGATGACTTTCAGAAG GAACAAGACAATCCATACGCCGTGCCAATCAGTATGGGTATCTTCAAAGTTTTGGATAGCCCTTTGGATATTACAACTACCACGATAATTAGGAGGATTGTATCAAATCATGAAGCATATCAG AAACGTAATCAGAAGAAGGGAGAAAGTGAGAAGAGATATTACGAGGATAAAACTTATGTCGCTGGTGATTGA
- the LOC133690253 gene encoding protein LURP-one-related 5-like: MSRIHPSDQSRCHGHSLLKDHNDSRRPLHDHDKHRPLLPPPSVLTVWKRSSMTFQGTDGFTVFDPHGTLVFRVDNYSRKNGYGLVLMDGVGNALLSLKPKMLSMQYQWNAYMGEDGCEKTRVFSMRSPSVLFHSTGRKHVAEIFMGAQLGRHHQNTPNFKIEGSFRSRDCKIVKASTGEVVAKIFRKRVNNTTILLSDDVFSLVVQPGFDSHLIMAFVIVLDRISSKPFSPVMCS, from the exons ATGTCCAGGATTCATCCTTCTGATCAGAGTAGATGCCACGGCCATTCGTTGTTGAAAGATCACAACGACAGCAGGCGGCCACTTCATGATCATGATAAACATCGTCCGTTATTACCACCTCCGTCTGTGCTCACTGTATGGAAGAGATCCAGCATGACCTTCCAGGGTACAGACGGATTCACCGTTTTTGATCCGCACGGAACATTAGTTTTTCGAGTTGATAATTATTCCAGGAAGAACGGTTATGGTCTTGTCCTCATGGACGGAGTTGGCAATGCCTTGCTTTCCTTGAAACCCAAG ATGCTAAGCATGCAGTATCAGTGGAATGCTTACATGGGAGAAGATGGGTGCGAAAAGACCAGAGTATTCTCAATGAGGAGCCCATCAGTGCTCTTCCACTCTACTGGCCGCAAACATGTTGCAGAGATCTTCATGGGAGCACAATTAGGTCGTCACCATCAAAACACGCCAAATTTCAAGATTGAGGGGTCGTTTAGATCGAGGGATTGCAAGATCGTCAAGGCTTCTACTGGGGAAGTAGTGGCAAAGATATTCAGGAAGAGAGTGAACAACACTACGATTTTACTGAGCGATGATGTGTTTAGCTTGGTGGTCCAACCTGGTTTCGATTCACACCTTATCATGGCCTTTGTAATTGTATTAGATCGCATCAGCAGCAAGCCTTTTTCTCCTGTTATGTGttcttaa
- the LOC133689631 gene encoding uncharacterized protein LOC133689631, with product MYVQRASILACPSCINITEMNYSMKLAVLVIFLFIPGQSIISPVQPSPVNTSLTAGEFRPMEPAEYRLIGRKGDDHDDDLWRRRLAPFQLCLLCKCCAGAATTNCATMPCCFGIDCQLPNKPYGVCAFVPKTCNCTSCATV from the exons ATGTATGTACAGCGTGCAAGCATTCTAGCCTGTCCGTCGTGTATAAACATTACTGAGATGAATTATTCCATGAAACTAGCAGTATTggtgatatttttgtttatccCAGGCCAGTCGATCATCAGTCCTG TTCAGCCATCTCCAGTAAACACATCATTAACAGCCGGAGAATTCCGGCCTATGGAGCCCGCAGAGTACAGGCTAATTGGAAGAAAGGGAGATGATCATGATGATGATTTGTGGAGAAGAAGGCTAGCACCTTTCCAGCTGTGTTTGCTATGCAAGTGCTGTGCTGGGGCAGCAACCACCAACTGTGCCACTATGCCTTGCTGCTTCGGCATCGATTGCCAACTTCCTAACAAGCCTTATGGGGTTTGTGCTTTTGTACCTAAGACCTGCAATTGTACCTCATGTGCTACTGTCTAG
- the LOC133689629 gene encoding probable serine/threonine-protein kinase PBL8: MGNCGTREESAVVSTAQVQQQLHIISSSASIKNGQSDKKHSRSVSDLSDPTSTPRNFEDSRKNALLYTHVIAFTLYELETITKSFRSDYILGEGGFGTVYKGYIDENVRVGLKSLPVAVKVLNKEGLQGHREWLTEVNFLGQLRHPNLVKLIGYCCEDDHRLLVYEFMFRGSLENHLFRKATVPLSWATRMMIALGAAKGLAFLHNAERPVIYRDFKTSNILLDSDYTAKLSDFGLAKAGPQGDETHVSTRVMGTYGYAAPEYVMTGHLTARSDVYSFGVVLLELLTGRKSVDKTRPSKEQSLVDWARPKLNDKRKLLQIIDPRLENQYSVRAAQKACSLAYYCLSQNPKARPLMSDVVETLEPLQCSEVSSSLTPALTGGAVAFAMGGVPDYRMRHRFTNNVGPGSSCRSPNPNCSPGGPAACRVR, translated from the exons ATGGGCAACTGCGGCACTAGAGAAGAGTCTGCCGTTGTCTCCACTGCTCAAG TTCAACAACAGCTTCACATAATTTCATCATCAGCATCAATTAAAAACGGTCAGTCAGACAAGAAGCATAGCAGGTCAGTTTCAGATCTGAGTGATCCTACTTCAACTCCACGCAACTTTGAGGACTCAAGAAAGAATGCCCTTCTTTATACTCATGTTATAGCCTTCACTTTGTATGAGCTTGAGACAATTACCAAGAGTTTTCGCTCTGATTACATTCTTGGGGAAGGTGGATTTGGAACTGTTTATAAAGGCTACATTGATGAGAATGTCAGGGTTGGCCTCAAATCTCTTCCAGTTGCTGTCAAGGTTCTCAATAAAGAGGGTCTTCAAGGCCATCGTGAATGGCTT ACCGAAGTAAACTTTCTGGGGCAGCTTAGGCATCCTAATTTGGTGAAGTTGATTGGGTATTGTTGCGAGGATGATCACAGGTTACTTGTTTATGAGTTTATGTTCCGAGGAAGCCTTGAGAATCATCTATTTCGAA AAGCAACAGTTCCATTATCTTGGGCCACAAGAATGATGATAGCACTTGGAGCGGCTAAAGGGCTTGCTTTTCTTCACAATGCAGAAAGACCAGTTATATATAGGGACTTCAAAACCTCTAATATATTACTGGACTCT GATTATACTGCCAAGCTTTCTGATTTTGGGCTTGCAAAAGCTGGACCGCAAGGCGACGAGACTCATGTATCAACTCGAGTGATGGGTACCTATGGTTATGCTGCCCCTGAATATGTAATGACTG GCCACCTGACTGCAAGAAGCGATGTGTACAGTTTTGGAGTTGTTCTTCTGGAACTATTGACAGGAAGGAAGTCAGTTGACAAAACCAGACCCAGCAAGGAGCAGAGCTTGGTGGATTGGGCCCGTCCAAAATTGAATGATAAGAGAAAGTTGCTGCAAATAATTGACCCCAGATTAGAGAACCAGTACTCTGTAAGGGCAGCCCAGAAAGCCTGCAGCCTGGCATATTACTGTTTGAGCCAGAATCCAAAAGCAAGGCCCTTGATGAGTGATGTGGTTGAGACTTTGGAACCTCTACAATGCAGTGAAGTTTCATCATCACTGACCCCAGCCCTAACCGGTGGTGCTGTTGCATTTGCAATGGGAGGGGTACCTGATTACCGGATGCGTCATAGATTCACCAACAATGTTGGACCTGGTTCTAGTTGTCGGTCTCCTAATCCAAATTGCTCCCCAGGTGGCCCTGCAGCTTGCAGGGTCAGATAA